CATGCCTTGTCCCATGAATTAAATGCTTTCTGTTTAGATAGTTTCTGGCTAGTTTCTTCCCCTGTAACTTCATTCAagcatatttatattttatatttatgcttagaataatacatattttttaaCTTGCTAACTCTGCCTAGCATATTTGgctgaaaaaaaaatagaatctgCGTAATAGGTTGCAGACAAATCTGCATATTAGGTTGCAGACTTGCAGTTTCTTTTGGATTCATTGCCTCTTATCATTGGTTCATGACTTCATGTTATGCTTTCCAATTTCTATGGCCAGGTTGCAGACAAATCTGCGTAATAGGTTGCAGACTTGCAGTTTCTTTTGGATTCGTTGCCTCTTATCATAGGTTCATGTTATGCTTTCCAACTTCTATGGTCAGTCATAGAAAGGATGCTAGAGCTAGAGTTTAACTAAGAACTGTGATTTATAAACTGTCCCTTGTATGTGAAACACAAATGAATCATATAGTTGAATTTTAGGGATTTCATGAAGAACATACCACCTATATGAGTATGAAAAAGTTGTTACCTTTCAACTTACATTGTCAGGCACAGGCAAGAATATCATAAAACCAGAATACAACTAAGAAATATGATATCTAAATTGGCCCTTGTATGTAAAACATAGATAGGAGTATATAGTTGAATTATAGtgattgataaaaaaattaagtaCAACTACAATATGAGTATGTGAAACTTGTTAACATACCATTAGAACATAAACCAGCCAAGACATTCAAATCTAATCAAAACTTAAGGTGTTCTTTTATGAACATCAACATTCAACATTGTTAAATGCGAGCTTAGCTCTTACTACATAATAATGTCATGAAAGCagtaaaatcaaaatagaaacatgaaaataaagatatAAAGAATTACAATTGAATATTTGCAAGGATTCTACAAGTAAGATGAACTGAAAGAAAGCATGCATCCATCCCACTACCCCCATAAAAACAAATCAATTCATCCACAATTCTCATAtgaattataataaatttatataacatTACCATGAATAAAATATACcctgttgttttttattttttttctcttgtttttttttttcaacccTGTTCTCTCTTCTATAATTTAAAGCCCCAAATGGCTGAATTGTAAAATTCACCTCTTTTGAAACACCATACTAACTTTCATTGCATTTCAAATCATTTGACACTTTCCCTTGAATCTCACCTTCCTTTTCATTTTGTATATTTGCAAAAACACTCTTCAAATCCCTGTTGTAAACATTAACCAACAGCCCATTTTTCATGAACAAGGTGAGTGACATCTTTTGCTCCACCCGATGGCCAGGAACCACAGCGAGACGATGGCGGAGCAGAACAGCGGCGGCTATAGACTTCATCTGCAGGTATGCCAAATCCTTCCCCAAACATATTCTAGGACCAGCATTGAATGCAACAAACTTGAAAGAGTCATGCATGATGAACTTTGTCCCATCCAATGACAACCACCTTTCAGGTCTAAACTCCATGCAATCCTCACCCCAGGTAGTCTTCGACCTCCCGGCTGAATATATCGAATATGTCACCGATGATCCGGCTGGAACAAAGGTTCCATCCGGTAGCACATCGTCGTTCACCACATGCTTTGAATCCTCTGGCACCGAAGGGTACAACCTTAGTGTCTCAGACAATGCAGCCTTAAGATAAGTCAAACGATCAACTTCTTCGAATCCCAACGGCTCATCCGTCCATTTTTCCATGTCAGCGCCGCGTGTCTCCATCAAGACCGTGCATATCTCATGTAGTATCTTCTCTTCAACCTTTGGATTCTGAATCACCAACCAGAAAAACCAACTCAGTGCGACCGATGATGTGTCACGTCCAGCTAGGATAAAATTTAATGCCACATGTTGAAGAAACTTGTCTGAATATGATTCTTTCTTCCTCATAAATCTAGTCAGCAAGTCATCATGAAGAAGTGAGCCATCCTTCTGCTGACTCATCAGTTCCACTTTGCGCTTCTCAATCACACTTGACAAGTGTGAGTCCACAAACGAAAGGCTTCGGCTCAAGCCGACTTCCATACCAAGCCCTAACCATTTCTTCACCTTCCAAATCACCTCAGGTAATATAAACCTTTGAAGCGTGGCTTCAGTGGCTCGGTCAAAAGCAGCTGCAAAGCCATTTTCAGGCAGACCCGTAGCACATGTCTGCGGGTCTCTTCCAAAAGCCAAACCACAAATATTGTCAAAAGTGAGCCGGAGCATCACATCCTGTAGATCCACCGGCTCATCATGCTGCTCAGCTTTCTTCAAAATCGTGCAAAGCCTATCCTTAATGGCTCGACTCACCCATCGAGCCATAGCTTGACGTAGCGTCCGGGTAGTAAATTCCAGCGCGGCTGTTTTGCGCTGGAACACCCATGTGTTACCATCAGAATTAAAGATCCCATCACCCAACAAATCATGAAACACTGCCTGCCAAGTTGGTCCTTTCGGGTAATTATCGAACCGAGTCTTGAGTATATGCTCCAAGTTCCTCGGGTCGCAGGTAACGGTCACGAGCCCTTGCTTCCTTGCTAGAAAAGGGATTGCACAGATGCATGTCTGGTACGTGCCACCACACGCGCGGAGGTTGTCGCAGATCCAATCATGCATACGCTCACAATTCTCGATCAGGCCCGGTAAACTACCCAATAGTGGCCAGACACGTGGACCCTTCAACGACCGTGAGATGAACGTGAACCAAAGTAAGTAAGCTGTAATAGCCGTTAACAGCAACAGAACCGTACATGTTTCCATATTATGACAGCACCAACCAAACACTGTCTTAAATTACTTGTAAACTTGTTTAGTATAATGTTGTCACAACTACCCAATAATCAAAAGCTCAAACCTACAAGAAAATTCAATCAAAACTTTAATATTTTTCCATAAATAAAAAATGGAGTAGCAATATTGTCATTGTCACAATCCAAGAATAAAAAAACTCATTCAAAAGTTCAATTTTTTCTCCATAAATAAACAACTTAGTTATAGTTAATATTGTCACAACACAACCCATGAATCAAAAGCTCAACCATACaagaaaattcaaacaaaaatttaatattttccataaataaaaaaatgggcTAGTAATATTATCACAATCCAAATAAAAAACTCTATAAAAAATTTAATCTTTTCTTCATTAAAAAACAATTAGTTGTAGTACAATATTATCAAAACACAACCCTAGAATCAAAAGCTCAACCAAACCAtacaagaaaattaaaaaaaaaagtttattatttttcaataaataaaaagctaaaaacaTACTAGAATCAAAAGCTTAAGCATACTAGAAGATTCAATCAAAATTTTAATCTTtttacataaataaaaaatagggtttttgagaaaatgcatgagaaCTTAAATATCTACTATATTTACCTTCTAGAATTATTGGTTCAACAAtggttgaagagaaggttgagctatataaagtaaaaatatagagaatgaagaagagagaaagtgaagaaggagaagaagtatgagaGAGAGTAAgagtgtattattattattatgaagcAATAGATCCAAGTGTATAATGTGAGTGTGTAATGGAGAAGAGATTTATAGGTGAAGAAGTTAATAAGGCCAGACTGGTTTTCTTCACATTACACCGTCTCCTCTTAATCTCATAAGATGTGTCACTATAAATGCTCTGAGAGGTTGTTGAAAAACTTTAAAGTTGAAATCACCCCACCTATTTATtttcacacactctctctctatttgaaaaaaattataagcATATACAACAACTAGCTAGGGTTTTTTTCTTTGTAATTTCTCTCAcacactctttctctctctaagaAACTATTTCAACAGGGTGTTTAAGTGTGGCGAGCAATGAATGTAGAGAAATAAATGAGAGTAGTTGAGGAACATGGTGATGGGAAGAACTAGGAAAAACAAAGAAGCATAAAGTTTTGAGGTCACATACTCAAATATATATACACACCTTTTTTTAGGTTAATGGATAATTTTTTAGAATAAGAGTTGTCATATAGTATTAATATTACACTACTTGTAATATACcaataatttatatatagttgaaaaaaattaaattaaatgtttttgCTATGTGAGGTTTGGTTATGGTTTTGGTGAGCAACCTACCAACAATTTATAACATTTATGTGGGTGAACCGTTTTCTTATCTCTATGTATTCATTCCATTCTCTATTAAATAGGTTTTCtctcattaaaaaaatattatcttaaaaaactttcatttttaatataatattaattatatagttTTTAAGTTGTATATATTCATCAATAACATTTCTttcatttatataatttttttttttgtatgtgtaAAATGGTTGTGTGAcataaatataaaaatgaaaaacaaaatttagggcaacaataataataatgataataataataataataataataataataataataataataataataataataataataataataataataataataataattctatgATTCATCACAATCACAGAGTTGACCTACCCTGATCATTTATGGAGAGGTTTCAATGACCATATGGCTATATGGTTGGTTTGATAGCCAAAGTCAAACATATAAGATCATATAATAATTCATTACAAACCTTTGCTCATTTCGATGTAGAGTGTTCTTTACGAGAAGTGTAAATTATCTTATATTGTTTTCTTTTTGGCTTATTTTCTTCCTATTAATCTCAAAGAAAGTGAAACTTGACTGATAAAAAACAAAGAGAGTAAGTAAGACAAGAAAGATATATAGGTGAGAAAAACACGTTAGAATGAAAAATATTGCTTATAGAAAAATTTAAGTTTTAGaagttatgtatttttttattatagtatTCATACTATAGACTAATATAATTGGTTAGTGTTATGATTACTCCTTTGTTtgagaaatcaacttaatttatGGTAACTAAGTAAGGTAATACCTACAATCTAGAAGTTGATTTGAGGTGAATTGGGTAAAAGATTAAGCAATTAACTTTGGGTATCACTTTAACACTATTTGTGAAAGTGATGAGGAAAAGGACAAAGACATTGCTATGTAATTAATACATTTAAAACAATATGCTTTATTAATCAGGTTAATTAAAGTGGTTGGACAATATATAATAGTATTATGTATTTAACATGGGAAAGTAATTTGGTTAAAGTTCTAggcaaaagtaaataaaaatactGTTCTTGTGGAAAACCaagtaaaatctaatattaattagaaaacgATTGGTGTTAATTATACACCAGACCAGTATACAATACATTGACTATCAAATTGTGAAACTTTTTAAAATAGCTCAAATTACTTCATTAAATTATCACCACATAAGCCTATATAATTAAGGATAATGCTAACTTTTGTTTTAGGGGCACAAGTTAAGAACTAAATGAAGAAATAATATCTTAAAAATTGtagaataattttaataaaaatataaaattaatatttttattgctttttttaatacaaatttttCACAAGTGGGTTTCTTAACCTGTACCCATAGGGCACAAGTCAACATTACTCTATAATTAATGTATAATTTCGAGGGATTGGGAATGAAACACGAGTGTTTGGTGAGATCCGAGTGATTTCTTGCACAATATCGAAGATTAACGGTGGAAACGGTAGTTTGAAAACGAAACTTCCGGTGTTGGATGGAAAAATTTGGAATTGGTGGATGATTCAGATGGATGTGTTGTTTGGCGCTCAAGATGTGCTTGATCT
Above is a window of Vicia villosa cultivar HV-30 ecotype Madison, WI unplaced genomic scaffold, Vvil1.0 ctg.003137F_1_1, whole genome shotgun sequence DNA encoding:
- the LOC131640451 gene encoding cytochrome P450 86A8-like, which gives rise to METCTVLLLLTAITAYLLWFTFISRSLKGPRVWPLLGSLPGLIENCERMHDWICDNLRACGGTYQTCICAIPFLARKQGLVTVTCDPRNLEHILKTRFDNYPKGPTWQAVFHDLLGDGIFNSDGNTWVFQRKTAALEFTTRTLRQAMARWVSRAIKDRLCTILKKAEQHDEPVDLQDVMLRLTFDNICGLAFGRDPQTCATGLPENGFAAAFDRATEATLQRFILPEVIWKVKKWLGLGMEVGLSRSLSFVDSHLSSVIEKRKVELMSQQKDGSLLHDDLLTRFMRKKESYSDKFLQHVALNFILAGRDTSSVALSWFFWLVIQNPKVEEKILHEICTVLMETRGADMEKWTDEPLGFEEVDRLTYLKAALSETLRLYPSVPEDSKHVVNDDVLPDGTFVPAGSSVTYSIYSAGRSKTTWGEDCMEFRPERWLSLDGTKFIMHDSFKFVAFNAGPRICLGKDLAYLQMKSIAAAVLLRHRLAVVPGHRVEQKMSLTLFMKNGLLVNVYNRDLKSVFANIQNEKEGEIQGKVSNDLKCNES